A window of Synechococcales cyanobacterium T60_A2020_003 genomic DNA:
GGTCGGTGAGAAAATCTGCATCCATTTGCAGGGCTGAATCAAGTGCCGGAGTGAGGAGGAGTACCAAGTCCACCTCGTTGGCGTAGTCCAACACCTCCTCGCGGAAATCGGATCGCAAAATTTGCTCGTATCCGGGCGTATCCCACAGGGTCAGCGTATCGCCGGACTGACTCTGCCAGTGATAGCTTTTGATCCGATCGGTGCTGGGCAGAACATCCACCTCTGCCGTTTCGGCTTGGAAGAGGGTATTGATGACGCTGCTCTTTCCTGCTCCGGTGCGCCCCACCAGCAGGAGATTGACGGGCGTTTGCTCCAGCTTTTCCTCTGGTTCGGCCTTCTCCAAAATCTCCTGGAGCGTTTTGGTTTTCGCAGGGGCGATCGCCTTCGGTGAGGCTAGTTCTGGCAGTTTAGCTTGACCACTGTAGAGGGCGATCGCTTGCTGACACAGATTTCGCAACAAGGCTTCCCGCAGCATTTGCCCCAAGTTGACCAGGAGTTGCTGGGTGGCGCGATCGCTCGATTTCTGGCTGACCTGCCGTGCCACTGCCGCCGCCGGATTCACGACCCACTGCGCCCAGTTCCACAGTTGCCATAACTTGCGGGCGGAGGGTTCTAAGGACTGGTACACCTCAAAGGCTTGGTAGGCTTGCCCGACGGTGAGCTGGCTCAGCACAGGCGACAGCTTTTGCATCCACTGATCCATATCGTCCACGGTGCCGCGAATCAGCGTGTAGGCATCGGGAATGTAGATGTTGAGGAGGGGATATTTGACTTCGGGATGGTAAACATGGGCGATCGCCGCCACCAGTTCTTTGCAGCGAGTCCAGAAAAGGGCAGGATCATCCCAGACGGGCAGATCAGACTTGGCTGCGTCTAGTACGGTCTGGAGGGCAGCTTCGGCTTCGCGGGTGAGCGCACTGGGAGACTTGGAGGACGGTATTAGGGATGCCTCTAGATCCTCTTGAACATCGGCCATCAGGGCGTTGATTTGCTGGTTCAACGGCTGTGTCCACTTCACCAACAGCCAACGCCAGCCCACCAAAACCAGGGTAAATACTGCCCAAATCCAGCTCAAGCCTAAATCGTGTAGCTTCATCCCTGCGGCAGTGATTACAATCAGGGCGATCGCAATCATCGGAAATCCCAACACGCCCCACTGCCACAGCTTTAGTCGTCCCATATCGGTGACCGTTGAAACCTTGCTTCCAGGATAGGAAAACAAAGGACAGGCGAAAAACACAGAAAACCGAACGAATGAGGTTGAAACTACGGTGTCTGCTGCCTATCCGTCATCAGATTCCCCGTCGCCTTGGGTTTGGAATTCTTTAAGGTTTGCCAGATTTTTAGATCGAGGTAATACCTTACCAAGAACACGATAGCGGCACCGATGCCACCAACAATCATGACCGCAGCCAAGAGCAGAATCCACCTGTTTGGGCTTTGCCAAGTTCTCACAATATTTTGTGTACATGCAGCTCCCCATTAGCCGCGAACTTATAACAAGCT
This region includes:
- a CDS encoding 50S ribosome-binding GTPase, which gives rise to MGRLKLWQWGVLGFPMIAIALIVITAAGMKLHDLGLSWIWAVFTLVLVGWRWLLVKWTQPLNQQINALMADVQEDLEASLIPSSKSPSALTREAEAALQTVLDAAKSDLPVWDDPALFWTRCKELVAAIAHVYHPEVKYPLLNIYIPDAYTLIRGTVDDMDQWMQKLSPVLSQLTVGQAYQAFEVYQSLEPSARKLWQLWNWAQWVVNPAAAVARQVSQKSSDRATQQLLVNLGQMLREALLRNLCQQAIALYSGQAKLPELASPKAIAPAKTKTLQEILEKAEPEEKLEQTPVNLLLVGRTGAGKSSVINTLFQAETAEVDVLPSTDRIKSYHWQSQSGDTLTLWDTPGYEQILRSDFREEVLDYANEVDLVLLLTPALDSALQMDADFLTDLKSSVADLPIITVVTQVDRLRPIREWQPPYDWAFGTRPKEIAIREAVEYRSEQLGHWSDRILPLVTADAKSGRASWSDDILSLSLVEAIAPTKQLRLARFLRNREARAAAAAKIIDHYTFQMATTQGLATFLKSPVLQFIATLTTGTPTLAYLLAEQIPVEQLPVVIGKLQMAYDLYTLLSESTTKPPSFDLLALWPLLLDNAAAPDRNAWAFGHALVEYWSQGLSIAQVRSRFEAYLAQPVA